The Streptomyces europaeiscabiei genome window below encodes:
- a CDS encoding AlbA family DNA-binding domain-containing protein produces MKGTFSDGIPAWYLLGTCWGDPQADRRRREGCWNESAKDVAAMANTRGGLIIYGVQDETCELVGINPGGRVHRAVRPAGSQTSPSAATSRPCPR; encoded by the coding sequence GTGAAGGGCACATTCAGTGATGGCATACCGGCATGGTACCTACTTGGTACCTGCTGGGGCGACCCCCAGGCTGATCGCCGAAGGCGCGAGGGCTGTTGGAACGAGTCGGCCAAGGACGTCGCAGCGATGGCCAACACCCGCGGCGGCCTGATCATCTACGGCGTTCAGGACGAGACGTGCGAGCTGGTCGGCATCAACCCAGGTGGACGTGTACACCGAGCAGTACGCCCAGCGGGTTCGCAAACGTCGCCGAGCGCGGCGACGTCCCGCCCTTGTCCGCGGTGA